From the genome of Candidatus Rokuibacteriota bacterium, one region includes:
- the ftcD gene encoding glutamate formimidoyltransferase translates to MTRAILECAPNVSEGRDRRLVEQFAGTVRSVDGVRLADVHADPDHHRSVLTFLGTPSEVEAAALALAATVLATVDMSTHAGVHPRIGALDVLPFVPLRGMTMADAVAVAHRVGRRLAERHGLPVYFYGEAAERPERTRLAEIRRGEYEGLGQQIADPAWAPDAGPARFNPRAGATAVGARPILVAFNVWLDTNDLEVARAIAREARESSGGLPGVQAMGLPLASRGVVQVSLNLLDYRRSSLARVFDLVQSGAARRGVAVKRSELVGLAPREAFEGRPPESLGVTDFTPAKLLDSYLAEDPLAPA, encoded by the coding sequence ATGACCCGGGCCATCCTCGAGTGCGCCCCCAACGTGAGCGAGGGGCGAGACCGGCGACTGGTCGAGCAGTTCGCCGGCACCGTCCGCTCGGTGGACGGCGTCCGCCTTGCCGACGTCCACGCGGATCCCGATCACCACCGGTCGGTCCTGACCTTCCTCGGGACGCCGTCGGAGGTCGAGGCGGCGGCGCTGGCCCTGGCCGCGACGGTTCTCGCGACGGTCGACATGAGCACCCATGCGGGCGTTCATCCGCGAATCGGCGCCCTCGATGTGCTCCCCTTTGTCCCGTTGAGGGGGATGACCATGGCCGACGCCGTCGCCGTGGCCCACCGGGTCGGTCGGCGGCTCGCCGAGCGCCACGGCCTGCCGGTCTACTTCTACGGCGAGGCTGCCGAGCGCCCCGAGCGAACGCGACTCGCGGAGATCCGAAGGGGCGAGTACGAAGGGCTCGGGCAGCAGATCGCCGATCCGGCCTGGGCTCCCGACGCAGGGCCGGCACGCTTCAACCCTCGCGCTGGAGCGACCGCGGTCGGGGCACGCCCGATCCTCGTCGCCTTCAACGTCTGGCTCGACACGAACGACCTGGAGGTCGCTCGCGCGATCGCCCGAGAAGCCCGGGAATCCTCCGGCGGGCTCCCCGGAGTCCAGGCGATGGGGCTGCCGCTCGCCAGCCGCGGGGTCGTCCAGGTCTCGTTGAATCTCCTCGACTACCGGCGGTCGTCACTCGCGCGAGTCTTCGACCTGGTACAGAGCGGGGCAGCGCGGCGCGGGGTCGCGGTGAAGCGGAGCGAGCTGGTGGGGCTGGCGCCTCGCGAAGCCTTCGAGGGACGCCCGCCCGAGAGCCTGGGAGTGACAGACTTCACACCCGCGAAGCTCCTCGATAGCTACCTGGCCGAGGACCCCTTGGCCCCGGCCTAA